One window of the Saccopteryx bilineata isolate mSacBil1 chromosome 2, mSacBil1_pri_phased_curated, whole genome shotgun sequence genome contains the following:
- the EIF1 gene encoding eukaryotic translation initiation factor 1, with protein MSAIQNLHSFDPFADASKGDDLLPAGTEDYIHIRIQQRNGRKTLTTVQGIADDYDKKKLVKAFKKKFACNGTVIEHPEYGEVIQLQGDQRKNICQFLVEIGLAKDDQLKVHGF; from the exons ATGTCCGCTATCCAGAACCTCCACTCTTTCG ACCCCTTTGCTGATGCAAGTAAGGGTGATGATCTGCTTCCTGCTGGCACTGAGGATTATATCCATATAAGAATTCAACAGAGAAACGGCAGGAAGACCCTTACTACTGTCCAAGGGATCGCTGATGATTACGATAAAAAGAAACTAGTGAAGGCGTTTAAGAAG AAATTTGCCTGCAATGGTACTGTAATTGAGCATCCAGAATATGGAGAAGTAATTCAGCTACAGGGTGACCAGCGCAAGAACATATGCCAGTTCCTGGTAGAG ATTGGACTGGCTAAGGACGACCAGCTGAAGGTTCATGGGTTTTAA